One genomic segment of Xyrauchen texanus isolate HMW12.3.18 chromosome 5, RBS_HiC_50CHRs, whole genome shotgun sequence includes these proteins:
- the LOC127643830 gene encoding sodium/hydrogen exchanger 9B2-like, with amino-acid sequence MEDAQSRPHSSHSIFSQRTEDGASTLGNHAEHHLTISQTVLVVAKRSESPSQSLAEETIHIPQPVSSVDACTNTEPPYECCPWLRRVCPCPPRGLLATIITKVTMAAVLFGVVLSITEKECLPGGNLFGIVTLFICSVAGGKLFGRIQFPNLPPLPPLLGMLLAGFILRNIPVVTDAIYIDVRWSASLRNIALAVILVKAGLELDGKALRKLKAVCLRLSILPLTFEATTMAVVSYLLLGLPWAWGFILGFVLGAVSPAVVVPSMLLLQKQGYGAEQGIPTLLMAACSTDDIVAITCFTTCLGVAFATGTVWLNVLRGPLEVLGGLVAGVALGYFLRYFPSRDQGNLVLKRSFLVLGLSVFALFGSNVAGIPGAGGLCTLLLAFVAGIGWGKDKDPVVEIVERFWDVFQPLLFGLIGAEIVISALEITTVSLGIACLFMALTVRLLITFAVVLRAGFNLKEKVFIALAWMPKATVQAAIGSTALDMARSKNDLELQKYGMDVLTVAVLSILITAPIGALVIGLLGPRMLQKPKNPEWAVSQGALSASGTPATYESAL; translated from the exons ATGGAGGATGCCCAGTCCAGACCCCATTCATCTCACTCCATATTCTCACAGAGGACTGAGGATGGAGCCTCCACCCTTGGAAATCATGCTGAG CATCACCTCACTATCAGTCAGACAGTTCTGGTGGTTGCCAAGCGCTCAGAAAGCCCCAGCCAGAGTTTGGCCGAAGAGACAATCCACATTCCTCAACCAGTGTCTTCGGTAGATGCGTGCACCAACACAGAACCTCCATACGAATGCTGTCCATGGCTGCGCAGAGTATGCCCGTGCCCACCCCGAGGCCTGTTGGCCACAATAATCACCAAAG TGACCATGGCTGCAGTGCTCTTTGGGGTGGTGTTGTCCATTACAGAGAAGGAATGCCTACCGGGTGGGAACCTCTTTGGCATTGTGACTCTGTTCATCTGTTCTGTGGCTGGAGGAAAGCTGTTTGGACGCATCCAATTCCCAAACCTGCCACCCTTACCTCCTCTTCTTG GCATGCTGCTGGCAGGCTTTATTCTCAGAAACATCCCTGTGGTGACAGATGCGATTTACATTGATGTTAGATGGTCTGCCTCTCTGAGGAACATCGCCCTGGCTGTCATTCTGGTTAAAGCTGGGCTGGAATTAGACGGCAAG GCCCTGAGGAAGCTGAAAGCAGTGTGTTTACGTTTGTCCATATTGCCTCTCACCTTTGAGGCAACCACAATGGCCGTAGTCTCCTATTTATTATTGGGTCTTCCATGGGCCTGGGGCTTCATTCTAGG TTTTGTTCTTGGGGCCGTCTCTCCTGCAGTAGTGGTTCCATCCATGCTGCTTCTACAGAAGCAAGGATATGGAGCAGAACAGGGTATACCTACTCTTCTCATGGCAGCATGCAGCACTGATGACATCGTTGCCATTACCTGCTTTACCACCTGCTTAGGTGTAGCTTTCGCCACAG GCACAGTGTGGTTAAATGTGCTGAGAGGACCACTGGAGGTGTTAGGTGGTTTGGTTGCTGGTGTGGCCTTAGGATACTTTCTGCGTTACTTCCCCAGCAGAGATCAG GGAAACCTGGTGTTAAAGCGATCCTTCCTGGTGCTGGGGCTGTCTGTGTTCGCTTTGTTTGGCAGTAATGTGGCGGGGATTCCTGGCGCAGGAGGACTCTGTACACTGCTGCTGGCATTTGTGGCTGGAATAGGCTGGGGAAAAGATAAG GATCCGGTGGTGGAGATAGTGGAAAGGTTCTGGGATGTGTTCCAGCCTCTTCTCTTTGGTCTCATCGGTGCTGAGATTGTCATTAGTGCTTTGGAGATCACCACTGTAT CTCTAGGTATAGCATGTCTGTTCATGGCTCTCACTGTACGGCTGCTCATCACTTTTGCTGTGGTTCTGCGTGCTGGCTTCAACCTGAAAGAAAAAGTCTTTATCGCACTTGCTTGGATGCCTAAAGCCACAGTACAG GCTGCTATAGGTTCTACAGCTCTGGATATGGCCCGTTCTAAGAATGACCTTGAGCTGCAGAAATATGGTATGGATGTTCTCACCGTGGCTGTCCTGTCCATTCTCATCACCGCTCCTATTGGAGCCCTTGTTATCGGCCTGCTCGGACCTCGAATGCTGCAGAAACCAAAGAACCCTGAGTGGG CTGTCAGTCAAGGTGCTTTATCGGCATCGGGCACACCGGCGACATATGAGAGTGCTTTGTGA
- the LOC127643847 gene encoding CDGSH iron-sulfur domain-containing protein 2B-like: MVLETLSWIIKTQLPTYLKKLPLPETIGGFARLTVLEWLRLLPLLGILALLGYLTIRPFLPKKKKQRDSLINLKIQKEKRKVENEIHIEDLKCTNVCYCRCWRSKTFPVCDKSHIKHNELTGDNVGPLIIKKKTL; encoded by the exons ATGGTGTTAGAAACTCTCTCCTGGATTATTAAGACACAACTTCCAACCTACCTCAAGaagctgcctctgccagaaactATCGGAGGCTTTGCGAGACTCACAG TTTTAGAGTGGTTGCGGCTCCTGCCGTTGTTGGGCATTTTGGCACTGTTGGGTTATCTGACCATCCGACCCTTCCTGCCCAAGAAAAAGAAGCAAAGGGACAGTCTAATCAACCTGAAAATCCAAAAGGAAAAACGTAAAGTGGAGAACGAGATCCATATAGAGGACCTGAAGTGTACAAACGTTTGCTACTGCCGGTGCTGGCGATCTAAAACG TTTCCTGTTTGTGATAAATCGCACATAAAGCATAACGAGCTGACAGGGGACAACGTCGGTCCACTTATTATTAAGAAGAAGACTCTGTAG